From a region of the Acomys russatus chromosome 4, mAcoRus1.1, whole genome shotgun sequence genome:
- the LOC127187757 gene encoding beta-1,3-galactosyl-O-glycosyl-glycoprotein beta-1,6-N-acetylglucosaminyltransferase 7-like — protein sequence MSQLRTTKAGLVVCGMICAFFFLYLRNPSPEEAEEEPPTPDVVECGFYPDELCSALFEGKKAAPQIAQFCKPSPKSEMLAHLRTPGNCSRMSRGLHFIGRPLSAEEGNFSLAYIIHVQKELAMFVRLLRAIYAPQNVYCVHIDVKAPKKLKSAMQTFVDCFENVFISSQTQKVAHGGLRRLQAELGCMRDLTHSMFHWHYVMNLCGQEFPIKTNKEIIRYIRTKWKGKNITPGVIPPLNTKPKTGQSSSKLSLDENTYTSPNTRFKQKPPHNLTVYSGSPYYALTRKFVGFVLTDPRAKDMLQWSKYIHSPEQHYWVTLNQLKDAPGATPDAGWEGNIHATKWRTEDGDGHKGCTGHDAQDTCVYGLGDLPWLIQSPALFARFAPPTDPLVVVCLERWHRLKALQQAEVLAEPHWPFPQESHFNSQPHH from the exons ATGAGCCAGCTCCGGACCACAAAGGCTGGACTTGTGGTGTGTGGCATGATCTGcgccttcttttttctttacttacgAAACCCAAgtcctgaggaggctgaggaggagccccccaccccagatgTGGTGGAATGTGGATTCTATCCAGATGAACTGTGCTCAGCTTTATTTGAGGGGAAGAAGGCAGCCCCCCAAATTGCACAATTCTGCAAACCTTCTCCCAAATCTGAAATGCTTGCTCATTTGCGTACACCCGGAAACTGTTCCAGGATGTCACGGGGTCTGCATTTCATAGGCAGGCCCCTGTCTGCAGAAGAGGGGAACTTCTCTTTGGCGTATATTATACATGTTCAAAAGGAGTTGGCCATGTTTGTGCGGCTTCTCAGAGCGATTTATGCACCTCAGAACGTCTACTGTGTCCACATTGATGTGAAGGCCCCAAAGAAGCTTAAGAGTGCCATGCAAACCTTTGTGGActgttttgaaaatgtctttatttcatcACAGACACAGAAGGTGGCTCATGGCGGCCTCAGGAGGCTGCAAGCAGAGCTTGGCTGCATGAGGGACCTCACCCACTCCATGTTTCATTGGCACTACGTCATGAATCTCTGTGGACAGGAATTCCCAatcaaaaccaacaaagaaatcATCCGCTACATCAGAACCAAGTGGAAGGGGAAAAATATCACTCCTGGGGTGATCCCACCCCTGAACACCAAACCCAAGACAGGCCAAAGCTCCTCGAAGCTCAGCCTTGACGAAAATACGTACACATCTCCAAACACACGGttcaaacaaaaaccaccccatAACCTCACAGTTTACTCCGGAAGTCCTTACTACGCACTTACCAGGAAGTTTGTAGGGTTTGTCCTGACTGATCCCCGTGCAAAAGACATGCTGCAGTGGTCTAAATACATCCACAGCCCAGAGCAGCACTACTGGGTGACCCTGAACCAACTGAAAG ATGCTCCAGGTGCCACACCAGATGCTGGCTGGGAAGGAAACATTCACGCCACGAAGTGGAGAACAGAAGACGGAGATGGTCACAAGGGGTGCACAG GCCACGATGCCCAAGACACCTGTGTGTATGGCCTGGGAGACCTGCCTTGGCTCATCCAATCACCTGCTTTGTTTGCTAGGTTTGCGCCCCCCACAGACCCACTGGTGGTGGTATGCCTAGAGAGGTGGCACAGACTTAAAGCCCTACAGCAGGCTGAGGTCCTCGCAGAGCCACACTGGCCATTTCCCCAGGAAAGCCATTTCAACAGCCAACCCCACCATTAA
- the LOC127188533 gene encoding protein FAM209-like yields MRTLRWFLFLPLCVSCAWAFLFPSLREKTKESPGKVPCGGHFRTRQNVPDHAQSWLGSKWLWLFFVVMIYVMLKFRGDSEKNKEQNPTSLRGCQFRSSPKKNQNVSPSKDFTFNTLTQLEMELVKFVSKVRNLKVSMATSSNPRLHVPEIPMDPHNNVTIYEIWGEEESE; encoded by the exons ATGCGGACGCTGAGATGGTTCTTGTTCCTGCCTCTGTGCGTCTCCTGTGCCTGGGCATTCTTGTTTCCCTCGCTGAGGGagaaaaccaaagaaagcccaggaaaGGTGCCGTGCGGAGGGCATTTCCGCACTAGACAGAATGTTCCAGATCATGCCCAAAGCTGGCTTGGGAGCAAATGGCTCTGGCTTTTTTTCGTCGTTATGATATATGTAATGTTGAAGTTTCGAGGAGACAGTGAGAAGAATAAG GAGCAGAATCCTACTAGTCTTCGAGGCTGTCAATTTCGCTCTTCACCAAAGAAAAATCAGAATGTTTCCCCCAGCAAAGACTTCACTTTTAATACTTTAACCCAGCTCGAGATGGAACTGGTGAAATTTGTGTCCAAGGTGCGGAATCTTAAAGTCTCCATGGCAACTAGCAGTAACCCCAGGCTGCACGTCCCAGAGATACCTATGGACCCGCACAATAATGTCACAATCTATGAGATATGGGGAGAGGAGGAATCTGAGTAA
- the Rtf2 gene encoding replication termination factor 2: MGCDGGTIPKRHELVKGPKKVEKVDKDAELVAQWNYCTLSQEILRRPIVACELGRLYNKDAVIEFLLDKSAEKALGKAASHIRSIKNVTELRLSDNPAWEGDKGNTKGDKHDDLQRARFICPVVGLEMNGRHRFCFLRCCGCVFSERALKEIKAEVCHTCGAAFQEDDIIVLNGTKEDVELLKRRMEERRLRAKQEKKTKKPKTAECVSKPGITDDSAGPSKVKASKPEEADPDPREKKSALVPRGTAATGSTSGKAGKPPCGALKRSIADSEESETYKSIFTSHSSAKRSKEESAHWVTHTSYCF, translated from the exons gttgaCAAAGATGCTGAGCTAGTGGCCCAGTGGAACTACTGCACCTTAAGTCAGGAGATCCTGAGGCGCCCGATAGTTGCCTGTGAACTTGGCAG ACTGTATAACAAAGACGCCGTCATCGAGTTTCTGTTGGACAAATCTGCTGAAAAGGCTCTAGGGAAGGCAGCATCACACATTAGAAGCATCAAG AATGTTACAGAGCTAAGGCTTTCTGACAACCCCGCCTGGGAAGGAGATAAAGGAAACACCAAGGGCGACAAGCATGATGACCTCCAGCGAGCAAGGTTCATCTGCCCTGTGGTGGGCTTGGAGATGAACGGCCGGCACAG GTTCTGCTTCCTTCGATGCTGCGGTTGTGTGTTTTCTGAACGCGCCTTGAAAGAGATAAAAGCCGAAGTATGCCACACG TGTGGGGCTGCCTTCCAGGAGGATGACATCATCGTGCTCAATGGCACCAAGGAGGATGTGGAACTTCtgaagaggaggatggaggagagacGGCTGCGGGCCAAACAGGAGAAG aaaacaaagaagcccAAGACAGCTGAGTGTGTTTCAAAGCCTGGTATCACAGACG ACTCCGCAGGGCCATCAAAAGTGAAGGCCAGCAAGCCTGAGGAGGCGGACCCTGATCCTAGAGAGAAGAAAAGCGCCTTGGTTCCCAGGGGCACAG cagcTACTGGGAGCACTTCTGGGAAAGCTGGCAAGCCTCCCTGTGGAGCCCTGAAGAGGTCCATCGCGGACAGTGAAGAATCTGAAACCTACAAGTCCATCTTCACAAGCCACAGCTCTGCCAAGCGCTCCAAGGAGGAGTCTGCCCACTGGGTCACCCACACGTCCTACTGCTTCTAA